The region GCACAATAACAAAGGTTGTTGTAGGCGAATACACATCTTTAGACGAGGTTAAATCGTAATATCTTACTTTTTCGAGCTGTTGATCTAATCTTTCAGCAAAAGCATCTATATCTTCTGTTGAAGCATTATCGAACTGAAAAATAACATTAAAGCGTCTGCCATCTTCATTATTTAAAAAACCCGTGAATTTTAATTTAGGCAATACATTACGCCTTAATTCTTCTGCACGCTGGCCTTCAGGAAGATTAGCATATGTAAGCGCAACATCGTTTAACGCTTTACTATAAGCCTCATACCCATATAATCTACCTATTGCAGTTGCTTTTAGTAAATGAAATTTTGCCACAATATCATCGCCTTCAAAATTGTGTATATTGTCTTCGCAAAGCACTATAACTTCAGAATATTTCTGAGCTTCTAAAAGTGTATGTGTTTTTTCGTAAATCTTTTCTGGACTATTTAAATCTTGAGCAGCCGCCTGATTAGGATGACTTAAGACTTCTGCATAACGAGAATCTGGATGGTTATTAATAATATCACGTTTTAAGATTTCTGCTTCACCAGTTTGCCCCAATAATTCGTAATCTTTATATAAATTATATTTTGCAGGTACCACCAATCGGTTTTCCGGATTACTTTCTAAAAGTGTTTTAAGTTTGGTTTTAGAAAGTTCATAATCACTAAATTTTTCTTTATAAATAACGCCCAATTGATAATATGCAAAATTGCGTTCTTTTACGATACTGTCTATTACTTTTTGGTCTGAAGGAATTTGGTTAATGTAATATTCTGGCTGATAAACATCTGCTGTTAAATCTAAACCGTTTCTCTCTGAGGCTACAACCAATGCAGAAGGTCCGGAAAAATTCATATTAGACCAACGCCAATTATCTTCATTTTTACGGTTTCCCCAAACTTTTACAAATTCGTTCTTACCGTAAGCTGCAGTAGTGGTATTATAAAAATAAAAAGTATTTGCTATTTGAGCTACAGCATCTCGATCTTGAAATGCAGAATTTTTAGTGTTCACATTAAATCCGCTATTAGAATTTAACATCTCTTGAGCACGTGTTTCGGCTTCTAAACGCTCACGCTCAATTTCTGCCTGTTCTTTTAAATGTGTTGTATATTCTTCAAAATGAGCTAAACGTTCCGTCTCCGATAAATTAACCAGATACATAATACTATCATTAACGTTAGAAATATCTTCATAATAAATAACATCAACCAAATTATCTCGTTCGCGCTTTACCGTTCTGTATCTTTTTGAATTAAGGGTAAGATTTGTTAAGGTACTATCAAAATAAGCTCCTGCAGTTTTATATTCTGCATTATCGAAACTTAGATCGCCTAAAATTTTATAGTTTCTTGCATTTAACTCTCTATCACTTCGCTGTGTTCTAAGTGATTTATTATAGTAAGCAATCCCTAAAGAATCACTACCCGTAGCTAAATAATATTCGCCAACTTGATGATAAATTCGACCTAAATACGGGCGGTTTTCACGATCTTCCTCTAACATAGCCAAA is a window of Formosa sediminum DNA encoding:
- the porW gene encoding type IX secretion system periplasmic lipoprotein PorW/SprE → MKTSFKVIFIACISAFLLVNCSRKKDKFISRNFHAMATEYNVLYNGNIALEEGRDRLNEEYEDDYWNVLPVERIAFSEDILLPGQSKNESFSRAEEKAVKAIQKHSMNIKGKEKNPKMDEAYLLLGKARYFDQRFVPALEAFNYILYKYPLSDKINVARVWREKTNMRLDNDELAIKNLKRLLKLEHLKGQELADATSTMAQAYLNIKVTDTAIAYLEIAAQSTTKHEERGRYLFIKGQLYNILGYKDSANVTFDRVIDMHRKIPRDYYIGAYVEKAKNFDYVNGDKLVFSETLAMLEEDRENRPYLGRIYHQVGEYYLATGSDSLGIAYYNKSLRTQRSDRELNARNYKILGDLSFDNAEYKTAGAYFDSTLTNLTLNSKRYRTVKRERDNLVDVIYYEDISNVNDSIMYLVNLSETERLAHFEEYTTHLKEQAEIERERLEAETRAQEMLNSNSGFNVNTKNSAFQDRDAVAQIANTFYFYNTTTAAYGKNEFVKVWGNRKNEDNWRWSNMNFSGPSALVVASERNGLDLTADVYQPEYYINQIPSDQKVIDSIVKERNFAYYQLGVIYKEKFSDYELSKTKLKTLLESNPENRLVVPAKYNLYKDYELLGQTGEAEILKRDIINNHPDSRYAEVLSHPNQAAAQDLNSPEKIYEKTHTLLEAQKYSEVIVLCEDNIHNFEGDDIVAKFHLLKATAIGRLYGYEAYSKALNDVALTYANLPEGQRAEELRRNVLPKLKFTGFLNNEDGRRFNVIFQFDNASTEDIDAFAERLDQQLEKVRYYDLTSSKDVYSPTTTFVIVHGFSNLVVAEGFRDLFKKSDKNKITRPYVVISSENYQIIQIHKNLDTYFSEIK